In the genome of Paenibacillus sp. FSL R5-0766, one region contains:
- a CDS encoding RluA family pseudouridine synthase, whose protein sequence is MNIMSNPNKEQINDEELMNGNERMEWTVAAEHKKERIDKYITEAVDNVSRSQVQLWIGDGMVTVNGAVVKANAKLSEGDLIELQIPEPAAVEIIAEDIPLEVVYEDSDLIVINKQRGLVVHPAPGHTSGTLVNALMHHCKDLSGINGELRPGIVHRIDKDTSGLIMAAKNDRAHASLAAQLKEHTVNRRYIALVHGHLNHDQGTIDAPIGRDTNDRKMYTVTERNSKHAVTHFTVTERINDYTLLELKLETGRTHQIRVHMKFIGHPLVGDPTYGRNKGIKMQGQALHAAILGFVHPTTGEYLEFSAPIPQDMEDVLASLRSR, encoded by the coding sequence ATGAACATCATGAGTAATCCGAATAAGGAACAGATCAACGACGAAGAACTAATGAATGGCAATGAACGTATGGAATGGACCGTTGCCGCTGAACATAAAAAAGAACGAATTGACAAATATATTACGGAAGCTGTGGATAACGTATCTCGCTCCCAGGTTCAATTGTGGATTGGAGACGGGATGGTTACAGTAAATGGTGCTGTAGTCAAAGCCAATGCCAAGTTATCCGAAGGTGATCTGATTGAACTACAGATTCCAGAACCAGCTGCTGTGGAGATCATTGCCGAAGATATTCCGCTGGAAGTGGTATATGAAGACAGCGACCTGATCGTGATCAACAAACAGCGTGGTCTTGTGGTGCATCCGGCACCAGGACATACGTCAGGTACCCTCGTTAATGCACTTATGCATCACTGCAAAGACCTCTCGGGTATTAATGGGGAGTTGCGTCCTGGTATTGTGCATCGTATCGATAAGGATACATCTGGCCTGATTATGGCTGCCAAGAACGATCGTGCGCATGCATCACTGGCTGCTCAGTTGAAGGAACATACGGTGAATAGACGGTATATTGCGCTTGTTCATGGTCATCTTAATCATGATCAAGGGACCATTGATGCACCGATTGGACGAGATACCAATGACCGTAAAATGTATACGGTCACAGAACGTAACAGTAAACATGCCGTTACGCATTTTACTGTTACAGAGCGGATTAATGATTACACCTTGCTGGAATTGAAACTGGAGACAGGACGTACTCACCAGATTCGGGTTCACATGAAATTTATCGGTCACCCGCTTGTAGGAGATCCAACTTATGGACGGAATAAAGGCATCAAAATGCAAGGACAGGCTCTTCATGCGGCCATTCTTGGATTTGTGCATCCAACAACGGGAGAATACCTTGAATTTTCAGCTCCGATTCCGCAAGATATGGAAGACGTGCTTGCTTCGCTACGCAGTCGTTAA
- the lspA gene encoding signal peptidase II encodes MVYYILAFIVFLLDQGTKYLIATRMELREEIPVIGNFFVITSHRNSGAAFGILQDQRWFFIVVTLIVVVALIWYLQKVKDTPHKLLPVALSLVLGGAIGNFLDRALTGEVVDFVQLNFGSYTFPIFNIADSAICIGVGLIIVETLLEGRREKAAAKIEGNEHHE; translated from the coding sequence GTGGTGTATTATATCCTCGCTTTTATCGTATTTTTATTGGATCAGGGAACCAAGTATCTGATTGCAACCCGGATGGAACTCAGAGAAGAGATTCCGGTCATCGGCAATTTCTTTGTCATCACATCACATCGTAACTCAGGAGCAGCTTTTGGCATTCTGCAAGACCAGCGTTGGTTCTTTATTGTGGTTACGTTGATTGTGGTCGTTGCCTTGATTTGGTATTTGCAAAAGGTAAAAGATACCCCGCACAAATTGCTGCCTGTGGCGCTTAGTTTGGTGCTTGGTGGAGCAATTGGCAACTTCCTTGACCGGGCATTGACCGGAGAAGTTGTAGATTTTGTACAGCTTAATTTTGGAAGTTATACGTTTCCCATTTTTAACATCGCCGATTCGGCAATCTGCATCGGTGTAGGGTTGATCATAGTGGAGACATTGCTTGAAGGACGGCGCGAAAAAGCAGCCGCGAAGATTGAAGGGAATGAACATCATGAGTAA
- a CDS encoding TraR/DksA C4-type zinc finger protein: MSHFTNEQLQFLRSQLMSDKRDIEHRLSENEHYGLGDSLKLQTGELSPIDNHPGDIATEVYEREKDISLLEHDEFQLERIDSALHSIEEGHYGTCAVCQQPIPYERMEAVPYTKYCKKHQPETVVSENRPVEEEFLAPAFGRTSLDERDDQNGFDGEDAWQIVESWGTSNSPAMAEGRDIDSYDVMAIEATDEVEGCVEAYESFVATDIYGHDVSIVRNRQYRQYLENREGEGLLEPDMETDDMY; this comes from the coding sequence ATGTCACATTTTACTAACGAACAACTGCAATTTTTACGTTCCCAACTGATGTCCGATAAGCGCGATATTGAACATAGACTTTCGGAAAACGAGCATTATGGCCTTGGAGATTCCCTTAAGCTACAGACAGGTGAATTATCACCAATTGATAACCATCCTGGTGACATAGCCACGGAGGTGTATGAACGCGAGAAAGACATATCCCTGCTGGAACATGATGAATTCCAATTGGAACGAATTGATTCTGCACTGCACTCCATCGAAGAAGGACATTATGGTACATGTGCGGTCTGCCAGCAACCCATCCCTTATGAACGTATGGAAGCTGTTCCCTACACCAAATACTGCAAAAAACATCAACCGGAAACCGTTGTCTCCGAAAACCGTCCTGTAGAGGAAGAATTCCTTGCCCCGGCATTTGGTCGAACCAGTCTGGACGAGCGTGATGACCAAAATGGCTTCGATGGCGAGGATGCCTGGCAGATCGTTGAGAGCTGGGGCACATCGAACTCACCAGCCATGGCTGAAGGACGTGATATCGATAGCTATGATGTTATGGCGATTGAAGCAACCGATGAAGTGGAAGGCTGCGTTGAAGCGTACGAAAGCTTTGTTGCCACGGACATCTATGGTCATGACGTCTCCATCGTGCGCAATCGGCAATATCGCCAGTACCTGGAGAACCGTGAGGGCGAGGGTCTGTTAGAACCGGATATGGAGACGGATGACATGTACTAA
- a CDS encoding DUF5665 domain-containing protein, whose translation MSEHDKQTASTSQQSTSDNLNSHDKIEELHTLTNRLANELERSRIAQYTELLNRPWKLIGLNLLSGAARGVGIAIGFTFFAATIIYVLQLLGALNLPIVGDYIADIVRIVQRQLDMNTY comes from the coding sequence ATGAGCGAACATGACAAGCAAACCGCCTCCACTTCACAACAATCAACATCAGATAATCTCAATTCCCATGACAAAATTGAAGAGTTACATACCCTGACGAACCGTCTGGCGAATGAACTGGAACGTTCACGAATAGCGCAATACACAGAATTGCTGAACAGGCCATGGAAATTGATTGGACTTAACCTGTTGTCTGGAGCCGCCCGAGGTGTGGGGATCGCGATTGGATTTACCTTTTTTGCAGCAACGATCATTTACGTTTTGCAGCTACTTGGGGCGCTCAATCTTCCCATTGTTGGAGATTACATCGCTGATATTGTGCGCATTGTCCAGCGCCAGCTTGATATGAACACATACTAA
- the ileS gene encoding isoleucine--tRNA ligase: MQRVDVKEKARARELRVLDKWKTENTFKRTIENREGKPNFVFYEGPPTANGKPHIGHVLGRVIKDFVGRYNTMKGYRVVRKAGWDTHGLPVELGVQKKLGISHKWEIEDYGVEKFINECKASVFEYEQQWRDLTEGIGYWTDMDNPYITLDNNYIESVWNILATIHEKGLLYRGHRVSPYCPSCQTTLSSHEVAQGYKDVKDLSATAKFKLNDSGEFVLAWTTTPWTLPSHVALAVNPDMDYSRVRQGDEVYIMATNLVEKVMKDTKGEYEIIGALKGADLVGKTYDPPFNYVQAEKANIILGAGFVTDASGTGIVHMAPAHGEDDYRVCRENGISFVNMVDLEGKFVAEVTDFAGRFVKDCDIDIVRYLSEHGRLFSKEKYEHSYPFCWRCDTPLLYYAMDSWFIQTTAIKDQLIANNSEVDWYPGHVREGRFGKFLEDLVDWNISRDRYWGTPLNIWVCEETGEQFAPHSIAELRARAVGDVPENLELHKPYVDDVKVMSSCGKYEMKRTPEVIDVWFDSGSMPFAQQHYPFENKEVFEQQYPADMICEGIDQTRGWFYSLLAVSTLLTGKAPYKAVMATGHVLDENGQKMSKSKGNVIDPWEVIEEYGTDAFRWALLSDSAPWNSKRFSKGIVGEAKSKMVDTLVNTHAFLTLYATIDGFDPQEHPFQLSAHKLDRWILSRLNSLILVVEKALLVNDYLNSSKAIEAFVDELSNWYIRRSRDRFWGSGLTEDKLDAYRTLTEVLVTTAKLVAPFTPMLAEDIYLNLATGESVHMEDYPVANKALIDAGLEQDMETARRVVELARNVRNETGIKTRQPLSELIVSLDKGFDLASYEEIIKEEINVKGIRTEHNDAEFVDFTLKLNLKVAGKKYGKNVGFLQNFFKGMSADETRKVVSEGVLNIVSPEGEELQVTSEELLVDKQAKSGFASASGYGLTVALNTEITPALEQEGWVREVVRAVQDTRKRLDLPIEKRVRLTLDVDASLQEAIQAFDDVLRENVLVNEVTFGSNESMERVEAGGKSIGIYIEA, encoded by the coding sequence ATGCAACGAGTTGACGTCAAAGAGAAGGCACGTGCCAGAGAATTACGCGTGTTAGATAAATGGAAAACGGAGAACACATTCAAAAGAACCATCGAAAACCGGGAGGGTAAGCCAAACTTCGTATTTTATGAAGGGCCGCCTACAGCGAACGGTAAACCGCATATCGGTCACGTACTGGGACGCGTAATCAAGGATTTTGTTGGACGGTATAACACGATGAAGGGTTACCGTGTCGTTCGTAAAGCAGGTTGGGATACACATGGTCTGCCTGTAGAGCTGGGTGTACAGAAGAAGCTTGGTATCTCCCACAAGTGGGAAATCGAAGATTACGGCGTGGAAAAATTCATTAACGAATGTAAAGCGAGCGTATTCGAGTACGAGCAACAATGGCGTGATTTGACAGAAGGTATCGGATACTGGACGGATATGGATAACCCATATATCACCCTTGATAACAACTACATCGAGAGTGTATGGAACATCCTGGCGACAATCCATGAGAAAGGTCTGTTGTATCGTGGTCACCGTGTGAGCCCGTATTGTCCATCATGTCAGACAACACTGAGTTCCCATGAAGTTGCACAAGGGTACAAAGACGTCAAAGATCTGAGTGCTACAGCGAAATTCAAACTGAATGACAGCGGAGAATTTGTACTGGCTTGGACGACAACACCTTGGACACTGCCTTCACACGTTGCACTTGCCGTGAATCCGGATATGGACTACTCCCGTGTTCGTCAAGGTGATGAAGTGTACATCATGGCAACCAATCTGGTTGAAAAAGTGATGAAAGATACCAAGGGTGAGTATGAGATCATCGGTGCACTGAAAGGTGCCGACCTGGTTGGCAAAACGTATGATCCTCCGTTCAACTACGTACAGGCTGAGAAAGCTAACATCATTCTGGGTGCAGGCTTTGTAACGGATGCAAGTGGTACGGGTATCGTACACATGGCTCCTGCCCATGGTGAAGATGACTACCGTGTATGCCGTGAGAATGGGATCAGCTTTGTGAACATGGTGGACCTGGAAGGTAAATTTGTCGCTGAAGTGACTGACTTTGCCGGACGTTTCGTGAAGGATTGTGATATTGATATCGTGCGATATCTGTCTGAGCATGGACGTTTGTTCAGCAAAGAAAAATATGAGCACAGCTATCCGTTCTGCTGGCGTTGTGATACACCGCTTCTGTACTATGCAATGGACAGCTGGTTTATCCAAACAACAGCCATCAAGGACCAATTGATTGCCAACAACAGTGAAGTGGATTGGTACCCAGGTCACGTTCGTGAAGGTCGCTTCGGGAAATTCCTTGAGGATCTGGTGGATTGGAATATCAGCCGTGATCGCTATTGGGGAACTCCGCTGAACATCTGGGTGTGCGAGGAGACGGGCGAACAATTTGCTCCACACAGTATTGCAGAATTGCGTGCTCGTGCGGTAGGTGATGTGCCTGAGAATCTTGAATTGCATAAACCATATGTGGATGACGTTAAAGTCATGAGCTCTTGTGGCAAATATGAAATGAAACGTACACCGGAAGTGATCGATGTCTGGTTCGACAGCGGCTCCATGCCGTTTGCCCAGCAGCACTATCCATTTGAAAATAAAGAAGTATTCGAACAGCAGTATCCTGCGGATATGATCTGTGAGGGAATTGACCAGACACGTGGTTGGTTCTACAGCTTGCTGGCGGTTTCCACCCTTTTGACAGGCAAAGCGCCTTACAAAGCGGTTATGGCTACAGGACACGTTCTTGACGAGAACGGACAGAAGATGTCCAAATCCAAAGGTAACGTTATCGATCCTTGGGAAGTGATTGAAGAATACGGTACAGATGCATTCCGCTGGGCTTTGTTGTCTGACAGTGCACCGTGGAACAGCAAACGTTTCTCCAAAGGTATCGTAGGGGAAGCAAAATCCAAAATGGTGGATACGCTGGTCAACACCCATGCATTCCTGACGCTTTATGCTACCATTGATGGATTTGATCCACAGGAGCACCCGTTCCAACTGTCCGCACACAAGCTGGATCGCTGGATTCTGTCGAGACTGAACAGCCTGATCCTGGTTGTAGAAAAAGCGTTGCTGGTTAACGACTATCTGAACTCTTCCAAAGCGATTGAAGCATTTGTCGATGAACTGAGTAACTGGTATATCCGTCGTTCCCGTGACCGTTTCTGGGGAAGTGGTCTGACAGAGGATAAATTGGATGCTTACCGTACATTGACTGAGGTGTTGGTGACTACTGCGAAACTGGTTGCTCCGTTTACACCGATGCTTGCAGAAGATATCTATCTGAACCTTGCAACAGGCGAGAGTGTGCACATGGAAGACTATCCGGTAGCTAATAAAGCGCTGATTGATGCAGGACTGGAACAGGATATGGAGACGGCTCGCCGCGTGGTTGAACTTGCCCGTAACGTTCGTAACGAAACAGGTATCAAGACACGTCAGCCGCTGTCCGAATTGATTGTTTCTCTCGATAAAGGGTTTGACCTGGCAAGTTATGAAGAGATCATCAAGGAAGAGATCAATGTAAAAGGAATCCGTACGGAGCATAATGATGCGGAATTCGTTGACTTTACATTGAAGTTGAACCTGAAAGTTGCAGGTAAGAAATACGGTAAAAACGTAGGATTCCTGCAAAACTTCTTCAAGGGAATGTCGGCTGATGAGACACGTAAAGTGGTTTCGGAGGGTGTGCTGAACATCGTTTCTCCGGAAGGCGAAGAGCTGCAAGTGACGAGCGAAGAATTATTGGTTGATAAACAGGCCAAATCTGGTTTTGCTTCAGCATCGGGTTACGGTCTGACGGTTGCACTCAATACCGAAATCACGCCAGCCTTGGAACAGGAAGGCTGGGTCCGTGAAGTGGTTCGTGCTGTGCAGGATACCCGGAAACGTCTGGATCTGCCGATTGAGAAAAGAGTACGTTTGACACTGGATGTGGATGCATCCCTTCAGGAAGCTATTCAGGCGTTTGATGATGTCTTGCGTGAAAATGTTCTCGTAAACGAAGTTACATTTGGTTCGAATGAGTCCATGGAACGCGTTGAAGCCGGAGGCAAATCGATCGGTATTTACATCGAAGCGTAA
- a CDS encoding DivIVA domain-containing protein, with protein MPLTPLDIHNKEFSRRLRGYDEDEVNEFLDQVIKDYEGVIRENKELSNQLLSVQEKLDHFSTIEETLSKTIIIAQEAADDVKGNAKKEAQLIVKEAEKNADRIVNESLGKSRKIALEVEELKKQASIYRARFRTLVEAQLELLTQDGWEVLESREQEVRDREREMKEIY; from the coding sequence ATGCCATTAACGCCGCTGGACATACACAACAAGGAATTTTCCCGACGTTTGCGCGGGTATGACGAGGATGAAGTCAATGAATTCCTGGATCAAGTCATCAAAGATTACGAAGGCGTCATTCGCGAGAACAAAGAGCTGAGCAATCAGTTGCTGTCCGTTCAGGAGAAACTGGATCATTTTTCTACAATTGAAGAGACGCTTAGCAAAACGATCATCATTGCGCAGGAAGCTGCTGATGATGTGAAGGGTAATGCGAAGAAAGAAGCGCAGTTGATCGTGAAGGAAGCAGAGAAAAATGCAGACCGGATCGTGAACGAATCGTTGGGAAAATCGCGTAAAATTGCTTTGGAAGTGGAAGAACTGAAAAAGCAGGCATCGATTTATCGAGCCCGTTTCCGCACGCTTGTTGAAGCGCAGCTTGAACTGTTGACTCAGGATGGTTGGGAAGTGCTGGAGAGCCGGGAGCAGGAAGTGCGTGACCGTGAGCGGGAGATGAAAGAAATTTATTAG
- a CDS encoding YlmH/Sll1252 family protein: protein MSGEIYEHFSHDERDFVDKASDWVEQAGKYHDMKLTDFLDPRQVFILETLANRRNDVQIRLDGGYEAAERKRALVAPDYMYLDDEDMGMQVLSITSDDQKISELEHGDYMGSLLGLGMKRGKIGDIQVLEDGCHTVVAAETGAFLSLQLNQVHRLHVFTELLPLDQMRWSESKLETMDITVASLRLDGICADVYRLSRSKVLVPIKAGRCRVNWKVEEDPSKSLKAGDVVSIQGFGRFKVMEQDGMTKKGRCRVKIGKFA, encoded by the coding sequence ATGAGCGGTGAAATTTATGAACATTTTAGCCATGATGAGCGGGATTTTGTAGATAAGGCTTCGGATTGGGTTGAGCAGGCGGGTAAGTATCATGACATGAAGCTAACTGACTTTCTTGATCCAAGACAGGTTTTTATCTTAGAGACTCTTGCCAATCGCCGTAACGACGTTCAGATTCGTCTGGATGGTGGTTACGAGGCTGCTGAACGCAAGCGTGCGCTGGTTGCACCTGATTACATGTATCTGGATGATGAGGATATGGGTATGCAGGTGCTCAGTATTACGTCTGATGATCAGAAAATCTCGGAGCTGGAGCATGGGGACTATATGGGTTCCCTGCTCGGGCTTGGGATGAAACGTGGAAAGATCGGGGATATCCAAGTGCTGGAGGACGGTTGCCATACAGTGGTGGCGGCGGAAACCGGCGCTTTTTTATCGCTTCAACTGAATCAGGTGCATCGGTTACATGTGTTCACAGAGTTACTTCCTTTGGATCAGATGCGATGGTCAGAGAGTAAACTGGAGACGATGGACATTACGGTCGCTTCTCTTCGTTTGGATGGAATCTGCGCAGATGTGTATCGGCTTAGTCGCAGTAAAGTGCTGGTGCCAATCAAAGCTGGTCGCTGCCGTGTGAACTGGAAAGTTGAGGAAGATCCCTCCAAATCGCTAAAAGCGGGTGATGTCGTATCCATCCAGGGATTTGGCCGTTTCAAGGTTATGGAACAGGATGGGATGACCAAAAAAGGGCGTTGCCGAGTGAAAATCGGCAAATTTGCCTGA
- a CDS encoding YggT family protein — translation MYQIESVLYTLYQIYFYMVIVYILMSWLPNARESFIGEWLGKLVEPYLRPFRRFIPPLFGVLDISPIVALIVLQLALNGLISILRYFAY, via the coding sequence TTGTATCAGATTGAAAGCGTGTTGTACACGTTATACCAGATTTACTTTTACATGGTCATTGTCTACATATTGATGTCTTGGCTTCCCAATGCGCGGGAAAGCTTCATCGGTGAATGGCTGGGCAAATTAGTGGAACCATATCTAAGACCGTTTCGCCGATTTATACCGCCTTTGTTCGGTGTGCTGGATATTTCCCCGATTGTGGCGCTGATCGTTCTGCAACTTGCGCTTAATGGGCTGATCTCCATACTTCGGTATTTTGCATATTAG
- a CDS encoding cell division protein SepF, with protein MGVMNKFMNFLGLQEEEEIVERERMAAQEENEAEHQEAETSSLDKRRNQRGNNVVSIHSQKNVKVVLYEPRSYDEAQEIADHLRSHRTVVVNLQRIRQDQALRVIDFLSGTVYALGGGISKIGGNIFLCTPDTVEIQGSITEILADSEQDYNRMR; from the coding sequence ATGGGCGTAATGAATAAATTTATGAATTTCCTCGGACTTCAGGAAGAGGAAGAGATTGTGGAACGTGAGCGAATGGCTGCGCAGGAGGAAAATGAGGCTGAACATCAGGAAGCTGAAACCTCCAGTCTCGATAAACGTAGAAACCAAAGGGGGAATAATGTGGTGAGCATTCATTCCCAGAAAAATGTTAAAGTTGTCCTGTATGAACCGCGTTCTTATGACGAGGCTCAGGAAATTGCCGACCATCTGCGTTCGCATCGTACCGTTGTGGTGAATCTGCAACGAATTCGCCAGGACCAAGCGCTGCGCGTTATTGATTTTTTGAGTGGCACGGTATATGCATTGGGTGGCGGTATTTCCAAAATCGGCGGAAACATTTTTCTCTGTACGCCAGATACGGTTGAAATTCAGGGATCAATTACGGAAATACTGGCTGACAGCGAGCAAGATTATAACAGAATGAGGTGA
- a CDS encoding YggS family pyridoxal phosphate-dependent enzyme: MSLEERIQQVNQKIEDACRRSNRHRDDVNVIAVTKYVSLETTGSVLDHGLEHIGENRWQDAQAKWEAFGQQGTWHFIGHLQTNKVKDVIGKFRYIHSLDRLSLAKELDKKAASLGIQVETFLQVNISGEESKYGLQPEQASSFLRDIRSFNNLKVVGLMTMAPHEEDPELTRPVFRGLRELRDQLNGQALTAEPLTELSMGMSNDFEVAIEEGATWVRLGSILVGKEEGSRWA; this comes from the coding sequence GTGTCATTGGAGGAGCGTATACAACAGGTAAATCAGAAGATCGAGGACGCATGTCGGCGCAGTAACCGTCATCGTGATGATGTGAATGTGATTGCGGTCACGAAATATGTCTCACTTGAAACAACGGGATCGGTGCTGGATCATGGTCTTGAGCATATTGGAGAAAACCGGTGGCAGGATGCACAGGCCAAATGGGAAGCTTTTGGTCAGCAGGGTACCTGGCATTTTATCGGTCATTTGCAGACGAACAAGGTGAAAGACGTGATTGGCAAGTTTCGTTACATCCATTCACTGGATCGTTTGTCATTGGCGAAGGAGTTGGATAAAAAAGCAGCTTCACTTGGTATCCAAGTGGAAACGTTTTTGCAGGTGAATATTTCGGGTGAAGAGAGCAAGTATGGCTTACAGCCTGAACAGGCAAGTTCTTTTTTGCGTGATATTCGTTCGTTCAACAATCTCAAGGTCGTCGGCCTGATGACTATGGCACCTCATGAGGAAGATCCGGAGCTGACGCGTCCCGTATTTCGTGGATTGCGTGAGCTGAGAGATCAATTGAATGGACAAGCCCTTACAGCAGAGCCATTGACTGAGCTGTCGATGGGGATGTCCAATGATTTTGAAGTGGCCATTGAAGAAGGTGCAACCTGGGTACGGCTAGGATCGATTCTCGTAGGAAAAGAGGAGGGTTCACGATGGGCGTAA
- the pgeF gene encoding peptidoglycan editing factor PgeF, with the protein MEPFVLDKELLERTKNPNSDFGPDPLLLYVEPWTQQFEQLSVGFTTRHGGVGKVPYATLNCAYHVGDDPRVVLNNRRLVTEKLGFAAEAWTCGEQVHGKHVAVITAEDRSRGLLDRESALQDTDGLVTNVPGVLLTSFYADCVPLYFYDPVQRAVGLAHAGWKGTVAGIAVSMVETMEREYGSRRQDIRAAIGPSIGDCCYEVDEAVMQHVRVWFDDSPVNDKYKDSASKQAYRAVNNGKTMLNLKECNRHIMMKAGIMPDHIECTTWCTSCHPELFFSYRKENGVTGRMASWIGLEER; encoded by the coding sequence ATGGAACCCTTTGTATTGGATAAGGAATTACTTGAACGGACCAAGAACCCAAATTCAGATTTCGGTCCTGATCCGTTATTATTATATGTTGAGCCTTGGACACAGCAATTTGAACAGCTGTCAGTCGGGTTTACGACGAGACATGGTGGAGTTGGAAAAGTTCCGTATGCCACGCTCAATTGTGCTTATCATGTGGGGGATGATCCTAGAGTTGTACTTAACAACCGCAGGCTTGTAACCGAGAAGCTTGGTTTTGCAGCAGAAGCATGGACCTGTGGAGAGCAGGTGCATGGCAAACATGTAGCTGTAATTACCGCTGAAGATCGGAGCAGAGGATTACTTGATCGTGAATCTGCGTTGCAGGATACGGATGGATTGGTCACGAATGTGCCCGGTGTGTTGCTGACTTCTTTTTACGCAGACTGTGTTCCGCTTTATTTCTATGACCCTGTGCAGCGGGCGGTAGGTCTTGCTCATGCCGGCTGGAAAGGTACAGTCGCAGGTATTGCTGTATCCATGGTAGAGACGATGGAACGGGAGTATGGCAGCCGTAGGCAGGACATTCGAGCTGCAATCGGTCCGTCGATTGGGGATTGCTGTTATGAAGTGGATGAGGCGGTCATGCAGCATGTACGGGTTTGGTTTGATGATTCCCCGGTTAATGATAAATACAAGGATTCTGCTTCTAAACAAGCATATCGAGCCGTGAATAACGGAAAAACGATGTTAAACTTGAAAGAATGTAATCGACACATTATGATGAAAGCAGGAATAATGCCGGATCATATCGAATGTACAACATGGTGTACAAGTTGTCATCCCGAACTATTTTTCTCCTATCGGAAGGAAAATGGTGTTACAGGGCGGATGGCGAGCTGGATTGGGCTGGAAGAGAGGTGA
- a CDS encoding YlmC/YmxH family sporulation protein, with protein MKVNTSEVAARGMKISDFQTKDVINITDGKRLGQISDLELDLKQGRIEAIVVPGYSRFMGLFGGGTDLVIPWRNIVKIGSDVILVKMDEVKENTYDERDREARLYDEQQHNRIERVERIERSERNQRRTI; from the coding sequence ATGAAAGTAAATACGAGCGAAGTAGCGGCACGAGGCATGAAGATCTCGGACTTTCAGACAAAGGATGTCATTAACATTACGGATGGTAAACGCCTCGGTCAGATCAGTGATTTGGAGCTGGATCTGAAGCAGGGACGAATTGAAGCGATTGTTGTGCCAGGGTACAGCCGTTTTATGGGTCTTTTTGGCGGGGGGACAGATCTGGTGATTCCCTGGAGAAACATTGTGAAGATTGGTTCAGATGTGATTCTGGTGAAGATGGATGAGGTGAAGGAAAATACGTACGACGAGCGTGATCGCGAAGCGCGCCTGTATGATGAACAGCAGCATAACCGGATAGAGCGTGTGGAACGTATTGAACGGTCGGAACGTAATCAGCGTCGAACGATATAA
- the sigG gene encoding RNA polymerase sporulation sigma factor SigG translates to MTRNKVEICGVDTAKLPVLTNTEMRELFHSLQQHHDRSAREKLVNGNLRLVLSVIQRFNNRGEFVDDLFQVGCIGLMKAIDNFDLSQNVKFSTYAVPMIIGEIRRYLRDNNPIRVSRSLRDIAYKALQVRDSLTNKNSREPTIFEIAEVLNVPKEDVVFALDAIQDPVSLFEPIYHDGGDPIYVMDQISDDRNKDVSWIEEIALREAMHRLGQREKMILSMRFFEGKTQMEVADEIGISQAQVSRLEKSAIQQMQKHVKS, encoded by the coding sequence ATGACCCGAAACAAAGTCGAGATTTGTGGCGTGGACACCGCAAAATTGCCTGTCCTCACCAACACTGAAATGCGGGAATTGTTTCATTCCCTTCAGCAACACCATGATCGCTCAGCAAGAGAGAAATTAGTGAATGGCAACCTGCGTCTGGTACTCAGTGTCATTCAGCGTTTTAACAATCGGGGGGAGTTTGTCGATGATCTGTTCCAGGTTGGTTGCATCGGCCTGATGAAAGCCATTGATAATTTTGATTTATCCCAGAATGTCAAATTTTCAACCTACGCGGTGCCGATGATTATCGGTGAAATCCGTCGATACCTGCGTGATAATAACCCGATTCGGGTATCTCGCTCCTTGAGGGACATTGCTTACAAAGCACTTCAGGTCCGTGACAGCCTGACGAATAAAAATTCCCGGGAACCGACGATATTCGAAATTGCGGAAGTACTGAATGTGCCGAAGGAAGATGTTGTTTTTGCATTGGACGCCATTCAGGACCCGGTCTCACTCTTCGAACCGATTTATCATGATGGTGGAGATCCGATCTATGTTATGGATCAGATCAGCGATGACAGAAACAAGGATGTGTCATGGATCGAGGAAATTGCACTCCGTGAAGCGATGCATCGTCTTGGTCAGCGGGAAAAAATGATTTTGTCGATGCGGTTTTTCGAAGGGAAAACCCAGATGGAAGTGGCTGATGAAATTGGCATTTCCCAGGCTCAGGTCTCACGTCTGGAGAAATCAGCGATACAGCAGATGCAAAAACATGTAAAGTCGTAA